Below is a window of Streptomyces sp. ITFR-16 DNA.
ACGGTCACACCATCAAGGTGCTCTCCGAGCGCAACCCGGCGGACATCCCGTGGGGCGAGCTGGGCGTCGACATCGTCATCGAGTCGACCGGCATCTTCACCAAGAAGGCCGACGCCGCCAAGCACATCGCGGGCGGCGCCAAGAAGGTCCTCATCTCGGCTCCGGCCAAGGACGAGGACATCACCATCGTGATGGGCGTCAACCAGGACAAGTACGACGCCGCCCAGCACAACATCATCTCCAACGCCTCCTGCACCACCAACTGCGTGGCGCCGATGGCCAAGGTTCTCGACGAGAACTTCGGCATCGTCAAGGGCCTGATGACGACGGTCCACGCGTACACGAACGACCAGCGCATCCTGGACTTCCCGCACTCCGACCTGCGTCGCGCCCGCGCCGCCGCGGAGAACATCATCCCGACCACGACGGGTGCCGCGAAGGCCACCGCCCTGGTTCTGCCGCAGCTCAAGGGCAAGCTCGACGGCATCGCGATGCGTGTCCCGGTCCCGACCGGTTCCGCCACCGACCTCGTCGTGACCCTGCAGCGCGAGGTCACCAAGGACGAGGTCAACGCCGCGTTCAAGAAGGCGTCCGACGACGGCGACCTCAAGGGCTTCCTCACGTACACCGAGGACCCGATCGTGTCCTCGGACATCGTCGGCGACCCGTCGTCCTGCACCTTCGACTCCTCCCTGACCATGGTCCAGGAGGGCAACACGGTGAAGATCCTCGGCTGGTACGACAACGAGTGGGGCTACTCCAACCGCCTCGTCGACCTGACCGTCTTCGTCGGCAGCCAGCTCTGACCGCTGGTCCGGCAGGCACCTCGATGTGAGCACGGGGCTCGAACAGCGCAACGCGGCGCCGTTCGAGCCCCCTCGCATGCGCCCCCGTCCTCCTAGGAGTCCAGACAGATGAAGACGATCGACGAACTTCTCGCCGAAGGGGTCACCGGCAAGCGCGTATTCGTC
It encodes the following:
- the gap gene encoding type I glyceraldehyde-3-phosphate dehydrogenase, coding for MTIRVGINGFGRIGRNYFRALLEQGADIEIVAVNDLGDTATTAHLLKYDTILGRLKAEVSHTADTITVDGHTIKVLSERNPADIPWGELGVDIVIESTGIFTKKADAAKHIAGGAKKVLISAPAKDEDITIVMGVNQDKYDAAQHNIISNASCTTNCVAPMAKVLDENFGIVKGLMTTVHAYTNDQRILDFPHSDLRRARAAAENIIPTTTGAAKATALVLPQLKGKLDGIAMRVPVPTGSATDLVVTLQREVTKDEVNAAFKKASDDGDLKGFLTYTEDPIVSSDIVGDPSSCTFDSSLTMVQEGNTVKILGWYDNEWGYSNRLVDLTVFVGSQL